ACTCTACGCACCGCCCTGGCTGGGAAACAGACCGTGGACGAATCTATATCATGTATGGAGAGCCTTCTGATATTGAGCGGCATCCTTTCGAATCCGGTTCAAGGCCATACGAGATCTGGTACTATCACAACTTGAATCGAAGATTCGTATTTGTGGACTACACGGGTTTCGGAGATTACACGCTCGCCGGACCGCAATGGGGTTATTGAGTCTGTGCTAAGACCGCTTCCTTCTAAAGGTACAATTGGAATTTGCGCGCCCGCGGGTCCGGTCAATACCGACCGACTGCAAGTTGCAGTTAGACATCTGATTTCTCTTGGATACGGTATTAAGTTGACAGACAACGTCGGCGGCAAACAAGGCTTCCTGTCGGCCGCTGACTCTATCCGCTGCAGCGAATTAGAATCACTTTTCGCTGACGAAGAAGTGGACTTGGTCTGGTGTGCGAGAGGCGGAGTCGGGACATCTCGGCTGCTGCCGATGATCGACTATCGCATACTTGAAATGTCTCGGAAACCTTTCGCCGGTTTCTCTGATTTGACAGCTTTGCAGTGGGCGATGTGGAGCGAAAGGAAAGTAGTTTCTTTCTCCGGTCCGCTTGCTGTGGAGTTTGAAAGTGGATTGAGCGAGGAGTCGCGAGATTTCGCTCTCAATTTACTGTCCGGTGCGTCCTATAAAAACTGGCTCGCAAGTTTTCCGCAAGTGGAACCGCAAGTGTTGAGGACCGGAGCTCGCGAGATTATTGCTCCGATGCTTCCCGGTAATTTGACAATGATTTCAAGTCTGCTCGGAACGCGATGGATGCCGGACCTTCGAGGCGTGATTCTCGTCATCGAAGATGTATCCGAGCCTCCCTATCGAGTCGATCGCTTGATCTTTCATCTGAGGAACGCAGGCGTTTTGCAGAACCTCGCCGCACTTGTTGTCGGAGATTTCGGCTGGAGTGGGGACGAAGCTGAGGGGAACTATGAACTGCTCAGGCAAAGTGTGCTCGCCGGTACAATTGGGACAAGCTACCCGATTCTCACGAATTTTCCCTATGGTCATGGTGCGGTCAGAATGACTTTGCCCGTCGGCACGCCGATGCGCTTGACAATTCAAAGCGACACGATTGGGCTTAGTTATGGAAGTTCACCATTTGAATTAATAGCCTGAGCAATGCGTATTGCGTTTTTCGCCTCCGGAAACGGGTCAACCTTTCAATCACTCGTGGAGTGTATTCGCGCTGAGAAAATCGCTGCGGAGCCTGCGCTTCTAATCTGCACGAAGGATAATGCGTATGTGTTAGAACGTGCTTTGAGTCTGGGAATTCCTTGCGAAATAATAGCCCGCCGCAACTATCATGATGGTGCGGCGCATGCGGCTGCAATGTTGGAGACTTTGGAAAAGTTCAATTGCGATTGGATATTCCTGTGCGGATACATGGAGCTGGTCCCGCCGCAAGTGGTTTCGGCATTCCGCAACAAAATTGTGAATATTCATCCGGCACTTCTGCCGGCGTTCGGTGGAAAAGGGATGTACGGTGCACGCGTGCATGAGGCGGTGCTAAATTATGGCGCAAAAGTCACCGGAGCCACAGTCCACTTCGTTGACGAAGAATATGATCATGGCCCGGTTATCGCGCAACAAGTAGTCATGGTTCGCCCCGATGACACTGTGGAACGCCTCGGTGAAAGAGTTCAGAATGCCGAGAAAAACCTCTACAGAGGAGCGTTGAAAGTTCTTGCAAGCGGTAAGTATGAAATAAACGGCCGCATAGTCAAATTTATACCCTGACTTAAGTAAATGATTAAAATTCGCCGCGCTTTATTATCAGTGTCCGACAAGTCCGGTCTGACAGAATTGGCGAAGTTACTCAGTGAGCATGGTGTTCAACTGATCGCTTCCGGCGGTACGGCGAAAGCACTGATTGAAGCTGGCTTGCCGGTTACCGAAGTTTCGGAATTCACAGGTCACCCCGAGGCCATGGAAGGCCGCATTAAGACATTGCATCCCCGTATACACGGCGGCCTGCTCGCCCGTCGAAATCACGCCGGTGATCTCGATGACATGGCTCGACTTGGTGTGGACCCCATCGATCTTCTTGTCGTAAACTTCTATCCGTTTGCGGCAACCTTGGCCTCCGGGAAGTCCGACGAAGAGATAAATGAAAACATTGATGTCGGCGGGCCATCCATGGTTCGCGGCGCCGTGAAGAATCGGGAGCATGTGGTCGTATTA
This region of bacterium genomic DNA includes:
- a CDS encoding LD-carboxypeptidase, giving the protein MLRPLPSKGTIGICAPAGPVNTDRLQVAVRHLISLGYGIKLTDNVGGKQGFLSAADSIRCSELESLFADEEVDLVWCARGGVGTSRLLPMIDYRILEMSRKPFAGFSDLTALQWAMWSERKVVSFSGPLAVEFESGLSEESRDFALNLLSGASYKNWLASFPQVEPQVLRTGAREIIAPMLPGNLTMISSLLGTRWMPDLRGVILVIEDVSEPPYRVDRLIFHLRNAGVLQNLAALVVGDFGWSGDEAEGNYELLRQSVLAGTIGTSYPILTNFPYGHGAVRMTLPVGTPMRLTIQSDTIGLSYGSSPFELIA
- a CDS encoding phosphoribosylglycinamide formyltransferase; this translates as MRIAFFASGNGSTFQSLVECIRAEKIAAEPALLICTKDNAYVLERALSLGIPCEIIARRNYHDGAAHAAAMLETLEKFNCDWIFLCGYMELVPPQVVSAFRNKIVNIHPALLPAFGGKGMYGARVHEAVLNYGAKVTGATVHFVDEEYDHGPVIAQQVVMVRPDDTVERLGERVQNAEKNLYRGALKVLASGKYEINGRIVKFIP